One genomic segment of Arcobacter lacus includes these proteins:
- a CDS encoding c-type cytochrome, producing the protein MKKIVTVALFGALAVSSLFADEVVKFDKNLIKERNDIGYKYEGPKIEWKVPDESTIPNNQFGDLIKYGKELVVHTYKYIGPEVENKKMRYAGNNLACQSCHLDAGTKTYSAGFVGVFASFPQYRPRENTIGTLAERINGCMQRSMNGKPLPLDSKEMKAMEAYMYWLSQGVPIGAKVEGQSLAPVDRKMTQTQAADPIKGKVVYDMQCAACHGVNGEGIKNEGKANGYMYPPLWGKDSYNKGAGMFRVLKAADFIKANMPLGATHENPLLTDEEAYNVAAYINLEEHDRPEKANRNKDFPDEVVKAPDVYRQGQDPIEGKFGPYGKLIKK; encoded by the coding sequence ATGAAAAAGATTGTAACTGTTGCATTATTTGGTGCATTAGCTGTAAGTTCATTATTTGCAGATGAGGTTGTTAAATTTGATAAAAATCTTATCAAAGAAAGAAACGATATTGGATACAAATACGAAGGACCAAAAATAGAGTGGAAAGTTCCAGATGAAAGTACTATTCCAAATAATCAATTTGGTGATTTAATCAAATATGGAAAAGAGTTAGTAGTTCATACTTACAAGTATATAGGACCTGAAGTTGAAAATAAAAAAATGAGATACGCAGGAAATAACCTTGCATGTCAAAGCTGTCACTTAGATGCAGGAACAAAAACATATTCAGCTGGATTTGTTGGAGTATTTGCGTCTTTTCCACAATATAGACCAAGAGAAAATACTATTGGAACTTTAGCAGAGAGAATAAATGGTTGTATGCAAAGAAGTATGAATGGAAAACCACTTCCACTTGATAGTAAAGAGATGAAAGCTATGGAAGCTTATATGTATTGGTTAAGCCAAGGTGTTCCTATTGGTGCTAAAGTTGAAGGTCAAAGTTTAGCTCCTGTTGATAGAAAAATGACACAAACTCAAGCGGCTGATCCTATTAAAGGAAAAGTTGTGTATGATATGCAATGTGCAGCTTGTCATGGTGTAAATGGTGAAGGTATCAAAAATGAAGGTAAAGCTAATGGATATATGTATCCACCACTTTGGGGAAAAGATAGCTATAACAAAGGTGCAGGAATGTTCAGAGTTCTAAAAGCAGCAGATTTTATTAAAGCAAATATGCCTTTAGGTGCTACACATGAAAATCCTCTTTTAACAGATGAAGAAGCATATAATGTTGCAGCTTATATAAATCTAGAAGAACATGATAGACCAGAAAAAGCGAATAGAAATAAAGACTTCCCAGATGAGGTTGTAAAAGCTCCTGATGTTTATAGACAAGGACAAGATCCAATTGAAGGCAAATTTGGACCATATGGAAAACTTATTAAAAAATAA